In a single window of the Paramisgurnus dabryanus chromosome 23, PD_genome_1.1, whole genome shotgun sequence genome:
- the LOC135781040 gene encoding histone H3, giving the protein MARTKQTARKSTGGKAPRKQLATKAARKSAPATGGVKKPHRYRPGTVALREIRRYQKSTELLIRKLPFQRLVREIAQDFKTDLRFQSSAVMALQESSEAYLVGLFEDTNLCAIHAKRVTIMPKDIQLARRIRGERA; this is encoded by the coding sequence ATGGCAAGAACAAAGCAGACCGCTCGTAAATCCACCGGAGGCAAAGCGCCCAGGAAGCAGCTCGCTACTAAAGCTGCCCGTAAGAGCGCCCCAGCCACCGGCGGTGTGAAGAAGCCTCATCGTTACAGGCCCGGTACCGTAGCACTGAGAGAAATCCGCCGCTATCAGAAGTCCACTGAGCTGCTGATCCGTAAGCTGCCTTTCCAGCGTTTGGTGAGAGAAATCGCCCAGGACTTCAAGACTGATCTGCGTTTCCAGAGCTCTGCCGTCATGGCCCTGCAGGAGTCCAGCGAAGCTTATTTGGTCGGCCTGTTTGAGGACACCAACCTGTGCGCCATCCACGCCAAGAGGGTCACAATCATGCCTAAAGACATCCAGCTGGCTCGCCGCATTCGTGGTGAACGCGCCTAA
- the LOC135780803 gene encoding histone H4: protein MSGRGKGGKGLGKGGAKRHRKVLRDNIQGITKPAIRRLARRGGVKRISGLIYEETRGVLKVFLENVIRDAVTYTEHAKRKTVTAMDVVYALKRQGRTLYGFGG, encoded by the coding sequence ATGTCAGGAAGAGGTAAAGGCGGAAAAGGACTGGGTAAAGGTGGCGCTAAGCGTCATCGTAAGGTTCTGCGTGATAACATCCAGGGAATCACCAAACCCGCCATCCGTCGTCTCGCTCGTCGTGGTGGAGTAAAGCGTATTTCTGGTCTGATCTATGAGGAGACCCGCGGTGTGCTGAAGGTGTTTTTGGAGAACGTTATTCGTGACGCCGTCACCTACACTGAACACGCCAAGAGAAAGACCGTCACCGCCATGGATGTCGTCTATGCTCTGAAGCGTCAGGGTCGCACTCTGTACGGTTTCGGAGGTTAA
- the LOC135787883 gene encoding histone H2A-like has protein sequence MSGRGKTGGKTRAKAKTRSSRAGLQFPVGRVHRLLRKGNFAERVGAGAPVYLAAVLEYLTAEILELAGNAARDNKKTRIIPRHLQLAVRNDEELNKLLGRVTIAQGGVLPNIQAVLLPKKTEKPAKAK, from the coding sequence ATGAGTGGCAGAGGCAAAACCGGTGGTAAGACCAGAGCAAAGGCAAAGACTCGTTCATCCAGAGCCGGGCTTCAGTTTCCCGTCGGCCGTGTTCACAGACTTCTTCGCAAGGGTAACTTTGCAGAGCGCGTCGGTGCTGGAGCTCCAGTTTATCTCGCCGCTGTGCTCGAGTATCTTACTGCTGAGATCCTGGAGTTGGCGGGAAATGCCGCTCGTGACAACAAGAAGACTCGCATCATTCCCCGCCATTTACAGCTGGCAGTGCGTAACGACGAGGAGTTGAACAAACTCTTGGGTCGCGTGACCATCGCTCAGGGCGGTGTGTTGCCCAACATTCAGGCTGTGTTGCTGCCAAAGAAGACCGAGAAGCCCGCTAAGGCAAAGTAA